The nucleotide sequence GCATCCAGGAGGGTGTGGTGGCGCTGGGCGGGTACGGCGAGATCTTCTACCGCAACGTCCAGGCGAGCGGCGTGGTGCCCCAGATCTCGGCGATCATGGGCCCCTGCGCCGGCGGCGCCGTCTACTCCCCCGCGATGACCGACTTCATCTTCATGGTGAAGGAGACCTCGCACATGTTCATCACGGGCCCGGAGGTCATCAAGACCGTCACCGGTGAGGACGTGTCCATGGAGGAGCTCGGTGGCGCGATGAGCCACAACACCAGGTCCGGTGTGGCCCACTTCGCCGCTGACGACGAGCCGGCCTGCATCGAGGACATCAAGTACCTGCTGAGCTTCCTGCCGCAGAACAACCTCGAGGACCCGCCCTGGGAGGCACCCAGCGACAGCCCCGACCGGGTCGACGAGTCGCTGGACACCTTCCTGCCCGACTCGCCGAACGTCCCCTACGACATGCGGGACATCATCACCCGGGTCGTCGACGACGAGGAGTTCTTCGAGGTCCAGCCGCACTGGGCGACCAACCTCGTCACCGGCTTCGCACGGCTGAACGGGTATCCCGTCGGCATCGTGGCGAACCAGCCGATGTCCCTGGCCGGCACCCTCAACATCTCCGCGTCGGAGAAGGGGGCGCGCTTCGTGCGGACCTGCGACGCGTTCAACCTGCCGATCATCACCTTCGAGGACGTGCCCGGGTTCCTGCCCGGCACCGAGCAGGAGTGGGGCGGCATCATCCGCCACGGCGCCAAGCTGCTGTACGCCTACTGCGAGGCGACGGTGCCGAAGCTGACCGTCATCACCCGCAAGGCCTACGGCGGGGCCTACGACGTGATGGGCTCCAAGCACGCCGGTGCGGACATGAACTTCGCCTGGCCGTCGGCGGAGGTCGCCGTGATGGGTGCACAGGGTGCGGTCAACATCCTGTACCGCAGCGAGCTGGCCGAGGCCGAGGATCCCGAGGCCAAGCGCCAGGAGATCATCGACGGCTACAACGAGCGGTTCGCGACCCCCTACATCGCTGCCGAGCGCGGCTACGTCGACGAGGTCATCGAGCCGTCGCAGACCCGCCCGATGCTGATCAAGGCGCTGGAGCTGACCAAGTCCAAGCGCGAGTCCAGGCCACCGCGCAAGCACGGCAACATCCCCCTCTAGGTTCGACACCGCCATGACCGAGTTCGACGCCGCACCGCTGGACAGCACCGCCAGGGTGGTGTCCGCGGTGCTGGTCGTGATGCTCGTCGTCATCGGCGTCGTCCTGTGGACCGTGGCCGGTCCGGCCGTCGGGCCGCTCGTGGCGATGCTGTACGTCGTCATCCTGGCCTTCAGCTGGGCCATGGCGCCGCGGTCCTACGAGGTGCAGGGCGGCGACCTCGTCGTCAACCGCAACGCCTGGCGCCCGTTCCGGTCACCGCTGCGGGGGCTGGCGGAGATGTCGGAGCCGGGCCGCATGGGCCTGCGGATCGCTGGTTCCGGCGGCGGGTTCGGCTACTACGGCCGCTTCCGCCGCGGCGACATCGGCACCTACCGTGCGTACCTGACCAGCCGTGACCACGCCACCGTGGTGCCCGTCACCACCGACGTCGGCATCGTGACCGTCAGTCCCGCCGACCCGCAGTCGTTCGTGGCGAGGGTCACCGGCCGCTGAGCCACGTCCGTCGCGGGGCCGGACGGTCACCGGACCACCTCGAACGGAACCGCCTCGCCGACGATCCGCCCGTTGACCTGGACAGCCACCGTGTGGGGTCCGGGGTGGTGGGTGCGGGTGGTGTGCTGCCGCAGCGAGACGGTCTTGACGACCTGCTGGGCCATGTCCGGTTCGAGGAGGAGCTCGGCGCCCTTGAACACCTTGGGCCGCACCGAACCATCCGCCTTCACGAAGCCGACGACGAGGTCGACCAGGGCAGGGGTCGGGGTCGACGCCGGCGTGCGCACGTCGACGGTGATGCGCACGCGATCGCCGATGACCCCGACCGGCGGGTCGACGGTGACACGGTCCACGACCACCGCGGCGTCCGCCGCGTACCCGAGGACCGCCAGCGCGCCGGGGTGGCCCCGCTTGACCAACGTCCGCAGGGCGTGGCGGACCAGCCGTCGCCGGGTGTCGTCGCCGTCGGCCCACCACCGCGCGGCGATGTCGACGACGAGGTCGGGATGGTCCTTGGCGATGTCGTTGAGGTTGTTGGCCACCGACCGGCGGACGTACTCGGAGGGATCGTCCCGCAGCAGCTCCAGCAGGGCCAGGACGGGCGAGGGGTCGGCGACGAATTCGCGCAGGACGGGCGCCCACGGCAGGCGCGGCCTCGTGCCCTCGCTGACCAACCGTCGGACGTGGTGGTTGTCGTCGGTGGCCCAGCGACGAAGGCGGGCCATCGTCGCCTCGGGAGCCTGCTGGACGAAGGTGCGGATGCTGAACTCCGCGGTGAACCGTTGGGTGAGGGCGTGCTGGAGGTCGAGGGCCGCGTCGACGTCAGCCAGTCCGTGCGTGGCAACCCAGTGGCCGTAGGGCATGTAGCGGAAGGCGTCCATGCCCTCCAGCGACTCGCCCAGGGGGTCGCCGAGCGCCGCCACGATCATGTGCATCGCCGACGTCGGATCACCGGGCAGGTGCACGGCAAGGGCACCTGCGATGTGGCGGGACCGGTCGGTCAGCTCGAGCGCCTCGAACCCGTCGAGTGCCATGGCGGTGAAGCCGTCGACGTCGAAGGTCGGATCGACGCGGGACAGGTCGGTGGCCAGGCCGTGGACGACGTCGGGCCCGAACCGGGACTTCAGGGTGTCTGCCACGGGCGGGACGCTAGCGCCCCTGTCGGTCGCCCGACGAGCTGCCGGTTGTGGGCTGCTGCCATCGCCATGGCAGGATCGTCGGCGTGAGCAGCGACGACACCCCTTCGGTCAGCATCCACGTCACGGCGGGCAACCCCACCGACGAGGAGCTGGCTGCCGTGACCGTCGCGGTCCTGGGCCTCGGCGCCGGCAGCGCCCCCGAACCCGTGCACCGCGCACCGGCGTGGGCTCGCGCCGCCCGCTTCGAGGCGATCGGCCAGGCCCCCTTCATCGCCTCCAACGACCCGCGGCTGACCCACCGCACCTCCGGTGCGCTTCCTCCCGCGGCCACCTGACCCGCCGCCCGTCCGGCCAGCACCACCTGAACGACCGGTCTCCTGACACACACCTGTCAGGAGGCGGCACCCGCGTCGGGACCTCGTCGTCGACGCCCCGAGTAGCGTGTGGCCGATGAACGCACTCAGGAGCATCCCGTGGACGCGATGATCCACGCAGAGGCGCTGACGAAGGCCTACGGCGACGTCACGGCGCTGGCGGGCATCGACCTGTCGGTCCCCGAAGGCACCGTCCAGGGCGTCCTGGGTCCCAACGGCGCGGGCAAGACCACCGCCGTCCGGATCCTGTCGACGCTGCTGAAGCCCGACGCCGGACGCGCCACGATCGCCGGGGTCGACCTGCTGTCCGACCCGTCGGGCGTCCGCGAGCTGATCGGCCTGTCGGGCCAGTCCGCCGCCGTCGACGAGTACCTGACCGGGGTCGAGAACCTGCAGATGGTCGGCGAGCTGTACGGCATGTCCCGCTCGAAGGCGAAGGCCCGCGCGACCGAGCTGCTGGCGCAGTTCTCGCTGACCGACGCCGGCGACCGGATCATCAAGACCTACTCCGGCGGCATGCGGCGACGGCTGGACCTCGCCGCAGCGCTGGTCGCGCGGCCGCCCGTGCTCTTCATGGACGAGCCAACGACGGGACTGGACCCGCGCGCACGGAACGAGCTGTGGGACGTCATCCGTGAGCTGGTCGACGGCGGCGCCACCCTCCTGCTGACCACCCAGTACCTGGAGGAGGCCGACAAGCTGGCCGACGACATCGTCGTCATGGACCACGGCCGCATCATCGCCCAGGGCGACGCCGACCAGCTCAAGGCCCAGGTCGGTGGCAAACGGGCCGAGGTCACCGTGGAACGCCCCGAGGACGTCGACCGCGCCCGCACCGTGCTGGCCACCCACGCCGTCGGTGACGTGCGAGTCACCCCCCAGTCGCGCCTGCTGACCGCCCAGGTTGCCGACGGCGCCTCGTCGTTGCGTCGCCTGCTCGACGGCCTGGACGACGCCGGCGTCGCGGTGCTGGACTTCGGCCTGCGCCGCCCCACCCTCGACGACGTGTTCCTCACCCTCACCGGCCATCGGGCAGAGACGACCACCGACGCCACCGACGCGGCCGCGACGACCCAGGAGGCCACCCGATGAGCACCATGGCCCGGACGTTCCGCGACTCGCGCATCGTCGCGCGACGCAACCTCATCAAGATCAAGCGGGTTCCCGACCTGCTGGTCTTCACGCTGCTCAGCCCGATCATGTTCGTGCTGCTGTTCGCCTACGTCTTCGGCGGGTCGATCTCCCCGCCGGGAGTGGACTACCGCGAGTTCCTCATGGCCGGCATCTTCGCCCAGACCGTCATCTTCGGCGCGACGATCACCGGGGCCGGGCTGGCCGAGGACCTGCAGAAGGGCATCATCGACCGCTTCCGGTCGTTGCCGATGTCCCGCTCGGCGGTCCTCGCCGGACGCACGGCCAGTGACGTGGTGAACAACGTGCTCGTCATCATCGTGATGTCGGTGACCGGACTGATCATCGGCTGGCGGATCCGCAGCACCCCGCTGGAGGCGATCGGCGGGTTCCTGCTGCTGCTCGCCTTCGCGTACGCGATCTCGTGGATGATGGCGTGGGTGGGGCTGCTGGTGCCCTCACCCGAGGTCGTCAACAACGCCTCGTTCATGGTGATCTTCCCGATCACCTTCATCGCCAACACGTTCGTGCCGTCCGACAACCTGCCCACCCCGCTGCGACATTTCGCCGAATGGAACCCGGTGTCGTCGGTGACACAGGCGGCGCGTGAGCTCTTCGGCAACACCGCTGCCAACATCCCCGCCCCGGATGTGTGGTCGCTGCAGCACCCGGTGCTCTACACGATGATCTGGATCGGCATCATCCTGGCGATCTTCGTGCCCCTGTCGGCCCGGCAGTACCAGCGGACCACCGAGCGGGGCTGACCCGCCCGGTCAGGCCTCCTCGCGAGCCCGGCGGGTCATGTCGACCATGACCTGCCGGACCTCCGACGGGTCGATCGGCCCGCCAGGGAAGGGGATGCGGGCGGTGCCGTCGGTGTCGTCGTCGGCGATGTCCACGTCGAACCCCCGGTCGTCCATCGCGGTGATGGTCACGTCGGTCACGTGCATCCCCGTGACGTGGCGGACGATGTCGACCAGCGCGTCGGCGTGGTCGGCGTTCATGTGGTCAACGGCCCGCTGGTAGTCGCTCATGGGCGGCAGTGTGCCCGCGACCGGCCGGTCCATGCCTGTCCACCTTGTCGGAGGATCGCGCCCGCACAACCCCGCCGCGTGTCGGGAAATCACCACCCACGGCCCAGAACCCGACAGGCGCCGGGTGGGCGATGCAACGGCGCGGGCCCCGGCCGGATCCGTGATCCAGCCGGGGCCCGTCGAGCCGTCGGTCGTGCGTCAGCCGGTGGCGGCCAGGCGGCACCACGCGCGTTCGTTGGGGGCAACCGACCCGACGATGCCGAGGTTGGTCAGCCATGCGTTGTCCAGCTCGACCTGCGAGGGGGTGGGGGCGCCCCGGTCGAAGCTGACGATGTCGATGCCGCGGGCGTAGTCCACGGAGTAGACGAACTCGTCGTCGACCCAGTAGGCCGCGCCGGCCTCGGTGGCGATCGGCTGGAAGAAGCCGACCTCGTCGATCGTGCCGACCTCCATGTCGATGTCGAAGAAGTGGATGCCGTGCTCGTACCAGCTGGCCGCCACGACACCGTCGCGGATGGTGAACCAGTGGCCGGAGCAGCCGAGGGCGTTGACGAGCGGACTGCCGTCGACGTAGGTGCCCTTCAGCGGACGGAAGACCTCCAGGGGCTGCATCTCCGCGCCCTGGTCGAAGTTGGCCATCGACCAGGTGCTCAGGCCGCCGGCGGCGCTGCAGCCGGTGTTGAGGTTGGACTCGGAGTTGCCGATCAGCAGCTCGCCCTCGCGCAGGACGGGTCGGTCGTCGAGCTCCGACAGGCTCCGCTCCCGGCCGGTGACGGTCCGGGTCTCGATGGCGTCGGCCGGGTCGGACGGATCACGGGGCGTCCAGTCCAGGGCGCCGGGACGGCGGTTGTTGTGCTGCAGCCGGTCGTCGTTCACCGGACGCTCGCCGATGGACAGCACCGCCGGGTTCTCGGGGGTGGCCAGCGGCTCGAACAGGCCGAGGGGGTCCAGGACCAGGCGCGGGGTGGAGTCGGCGATCACGAGGCCGGACTCGTCCCGGTCGAGTGCGTGGATCTGGGTGGTCTGGCGGAACTGCCCGGTGGTGGGGTCGAGGAACTGGTTCCACTGGCGCTGGATCGGGGTGATCGTGCCGGCCTCGAAGTCGACGGTGTAGATGCGGCCGGTCCGCCCGTAGATGACCGAGCAGTCGTCGACGGCGCACTCCGCGGTGTGCTCGGCGATGCCGCGGTTGGTCCCGCGTCCCATGACCAGGTCGTTGGAGGACGCGACGATCTCGGGGAGGGCCGGGTCGGTGACGTCGATCAGGGTGATGCCGACGGTCAGCGGGGCGATGGGGACCAGGATCGAGCCGTCGGCGGCGATCATGACCATCGTGCCGTCCGCGGAGGTCCGGACGTCCTCGTTCTGTGCGTGCCAGAACGGGAAGGTGCTGACCAGGATCGGGAGGGCCGGGTCGGTGATGTCGTAGATCGACAGGCCCTTCGCCCCGGTGGCGTAGAAGAACGTCTTGTCGAGGTCCTCGCGGTGGACGACCTCGCCGCCGACACCGGGCGAGTCGATCGGGATGGTGCCGTGGTAGGTGACGTTGTCGGACGTCAGGACCTGCTGGTCGAGCTGCAGCAGGTCGACGGGACCGGTCTCGCTGCGGACGACCGACAGTGCGTCGATCGCCCCGGCCGGGACAGCGACGCTGCCCAGCAGGAGGAGTGCGAGGAGGACGACGAGGCGTGCACGCATCCGGAGTTGCTCCTTGGACGTTGAGGGGATGTCGCCGCTCTGTTCGACACCCGAGCCCGGTCCTCCTGCACGACTTGGCGCCGATCCCCCTCCGTCAGGCCGCGGTGGTGCGTGCGCGTTGCGAGCGCACGCGCCCCGTCAGGCGCGGCATGCCCGTCGGCACCTTCCCGCGGGTGACGAAGCTGTCGACGACACGGCCGCCGACGCTGCGGGTGCCCAGCGACTCGATGGTGGCGCCCTCGTCGGCCAGCCAGCGGCAGATCGCCGCCAGCGTGCCCAGATGGTCATCGGCCTCGACGGTGACCAGGGTCCGGTCCTCGGTCTGGCCGTGGATGCGCACCACGGGGGCGGACGAGCGGGGGGTCGGGACGGGCACGGGCGTGCCGTCGGCCTGCTGCAGCCGCGCGCCGATGGCGTTCCAGCGCTGGACCGAGAAGTGCTCGTCGGGCTCGACGGTCAGGGAGTGCAGCGCCATGCCGAGGCGAGCCCACGTGATCGCGCTGGCCCCGAGGATCGACAGGCCCTCCCCAGCCAGGATCGCGGTGGTGTCGGCCAGCAGGCCCGGGCGGTCATGGGCGACGACGGTCAGCCGCAGCAGGCGGCTGTCCTCGATCGGCACGACGACGGCACGGACCTCCCCGTCCTCCAGCGGCGGCGTGCACAGCGCCAGGTCACCGGCGAGGGTGCGTTCGTCCTCGCTCATCAGCCACAGCGGCGACGCCTCGTCGAGCAGCCGGCGACGGTCCTCCGCCGACATCGGCGTCTGGGACAGCAGGTCGTCGAGGGCCTCCAGCCGGCTGGCGTTGGTGCGGCTGCGGTGCTCGGCGACCTGCACGTCGACGACGTTTGCCAGCACCTCGCCCATCGAGTCCGGGTCGGTCAGCAGCCACGAGTGCCGGCCGGCGACCACGTGGCCGTCGGTGCCGATGGCGGCGCAGAGCGCCTCGAAGGCAGCCTGCGGGATGACGGAGTCGGCGTCGCTGGTCAGCGCCAGGACCGGGATCCGCCGAGATCGAAGCCACGCCAGCTCGGCGGTCAGGTTGGCCCGGCGGGCCATGTGGGCCGACCGCCACACCCCCATCGGGTTGCGGACCAGGTTGCCCACCACCTCGGGCACCACCGAGCGGATCGCCTTGACATCGGTCGTGGCGACGGCCGCCTCGCGGGCGAAGTGCATCGCCCAGTCCCACAGCGGGCGGTCGGCCAGCGGTCGGCTGTCGCCCACGAGGCCCGACCACCGTCCCCCGCCCACGGCGTTCAGCAGCACCAGGTACTGCACGAGGTCCGGTTGGGAGTGGGCCATCCCGATGGCGACCGCCCCGCCGAAGGAGTGCCCGATGACGATCACCGGCTCGGACACGCCGACCGACGCCAGGAACCGGGCCGCCCACCAGCCGTAGCCGGCGACGGTCCGGGCATGTGGCGCCAGGTCGGCGGTACCCCCCAGTCCGGGCAGGGCGGGCGCGTAGATGCGGCATCCGCGGCGGATCAACCGTCGCAGCGGCCGACGGTAGGCGCGCGTCCCCAGCGCCCAGCCGTGGAGGAACAGGACCGGTGGCCCCTCGCCACCGACGGCGTACCGCGTGGGCACGCCGTCGACGTCGACCTGTCGCCAGGAGAGGACGTCGGAGGTACCCATGCCGGGCGACGATACGCCCGGTCCGTTTCGCCAGCGTTACGCGGTGCCGAGGGGGTTGGCGCTGTCGCCGGCCACCTGCTCGACGGTCCCGCCACGGGGGACGTGGAAGGCCGCAAGGGTGGACACGCCCGACCGGTCCTCCTCCACGGTGTCGACGACCCTGTAGGTGTTGGTCACCCCGTCGGGGGTGAACTCGATGATCGCGTAGCCCTTGCGGGTGCCCTCGAACCACTTGAGGTGGCGGTTGTGCAGGTACGCGTCGCTGCGAACCGGTTCGTTGCCGCCGACCTGCTCGAAGCCCGGGGAGGTAACGGACGTGCCGACGAACTCCGTGCCCACCGACGGGGCACCGGCGTCGTCGAAGTCCCGGGTCAGGTCGAACACCCAGTGGGAGTGGATGTCGCCGGTCAGCACGACGGTGTCGGGGATGGCGTTGTCGGCCAGGTGGTCCAGCAGCGCCTGGCGTTCGACCCGGTAGCCGTCCCACTGATCGATGTTGAAGTACAGGTTGCCGGCACCGCCGTCGGGGACCTCGGCGGGCAGCCCGAGGGTGCGCAGCTGGCTGACCATGACCTGCTGGGCGATGCAGCGCCATGCGGTGGTCGACGTCGACAGGTTGCCGAACAGCCAGTCCTTCTGGGTGGCGCCGAGCATGGTGGCGTCGGGGTCGTCCTGCTCGGCGCAGCGCGCGACGACGAACTGTTCACCACCCGTCAGCGGGTTCTCGCACGGCTGGTCGGTCCGGTACTGCCGAGTGTCCAGGACGCTGAGGTCCAGCAGGTCGCCGAAGACGAACTGACGGTAGATCTGGTAGTCCGGGGCGTTCACGGCGTTGCGGTCCGGTGCGGGCCGGATCGGCAGGTTCTCGTGGTAGGCCTGGAAGGCGTTGAAGCGCCGTTCGGCGTACGCCACCGGGGTGGCGTTTCCGACGTCGGTGGTGTTCTCCGGGGTCTCCCCGGCCCAGTTGTTGTCGATCTCGTGGTCGTCCCACGTCGTGATGAACGGGAAGCGGGCGTGACAGGCCCGCAGCCAGGGGTCCCCGCGATACGCGGCGTAGCGGACACGGTAGGAGTTCAGCGAGAAGACCTGGTCCACCGGGGGGCTGGAACGCAGGTCGCCGTAGCCCCCCTCGCCGTACTCGTACATGTAGTCGCCGAGGTGGAAGACCACGTCCACGTCCTCCTGGAGGAGGTTCTGGTAGGCGGTGAAGTAGCCGTGGGGGAAGCTCTGGCACGACAAGTAGGCGATCCGCAGCTGCTGCAGCGGCGCGATGCCGGCCGTCCTGGTCCGCCCGATGCGTGACGTCGCCCCGAGCGCGGCGAACCGATACCAGTACACCCTGCCGGGCTCCAGTCCGGTCACGTCGACGTGCACGGCATGTCCGGTGGCCGACGACGAGCCGACCGTGCCCCGGGCCACGACGCGACGCAGGCGGGCGTCCTCGGCCACCACCCACTCCACCTCGACGTCCTCGGGGACGGTGCCCCACGGGGCGTCGAGGTCGAAGGGGGCATCCGACAGGCGGGTCTGCAGGATGACGCTGTCCGCGGTCGGGTCACCCGAGGCGACGCCCAGCGGGAACGGGGCGGCGTCGAAGCGCACGCCCAGCGGCTGCATCTGCGCCTCGGCGTCGTCGCGCAGCATGCCGACCCCGTAGGGCAGCATCAGCCCGCCGACCCCGGCGGCTGCTGCGGCGGACATGAAGGAACGGCGGGTCCAGGTGGTCGACACGATGTGCCCTTTCGGTGCTGGAGGAGGAGGGAGGCGACGGGGGCCCGCGGTCAGCGGGCGTCCTCGGCGGCGGTCAGGGCAGCGGGGCCGACGCGGTCGGTCCCGCCCAGCACGACCAGCTCGCCGTTGCGGCCGGCCAGCGCCTCGACGACGACGCCGGAGAGGGTGTCGACGTCCGGCCCGTTGAGCAGCAGCGGCTGCAGCAGGGTGGCGCCGGCGTTGGCGAGCACCCAGCCATCGTCGGCGAAGCCCTGGACGATGGTGGTGCCGGTCACGTCGGTGCCGAACTCGGCCACCATGGCGGCGGCCGTGTGAGCGCGAGTCGGGCCGGTCACCCGCCGGTCGGCGTCCAGCGCGGTGAACACCGACGCCTCGATGGCGGCGGGGCCGCCCAGCACCACGACCTCGTGGTCGGGGTGGGCCCGGAGCCAGTCGACGGTGGCCGCCGAGGCGCCGGATCCGTCGGTGAGGAGCAGCGGGAGCCGTTCGCTGGCGGCGAGGGCCCCACCGGCGAC is from Euzebya rosea and encodes:
- a CDS encoding DUF2470 domain-containing protein: MSDYQRAVDHMNADHADALVDIVRHVTGMHVTDVTITAMDDRGFDVDIADDDTDGTARIPFPGGPIDPSEVRQVMVDMTRRAREEA
- a CDS encoding alkaline phosphatase D family protein, with amino-acid sequence MSTTWTRRSFMSAAAAAGVGGLMLPYGVGMLRDDAEAQMQPLGVRFDAAPFPLGVASGDPTADSVILQTRLSDAPFDLDAPWGTVPEDVEVEWVVAEDARLRRVVARGTVGSSSATGHAVHVDVTGLEPGRVYWYRFAALGATSRIGRTRTAGIAPLQQLRIAYLSCQSFPHGYFTAYQNLLQEDVDVVFHLGDYMYEYGEGGYGDLRSSPPVDQVFSLNSYRVRYAAYRGDPWLRACHARFPFITTWDDHEIDNNWAGETPENTTDVGNATPVAYAERRFNAFQAYHENLPIRPAPDRNAVNAPDYQIYRQFVFGDLLDLSVLDTRQYRTDQPCENPLTGGEQFVVARCAEQDDPDATMLGATQKDWLFGNLSTSTTAWRCIAQQVMVSQLRTLGLPAEVPDGGAGNLYFNIDQWDGYRVERQALLDHLADNAIPDTVVLTGDIHSHWVFDLTRDFDDAGAPSVGTEFVGTSVTSPGFEQVGGNEPVRSDAYLHNRHLKWFEGTRKGYAIIEFTPDGVTNTYRVVDTVEEDRSGVSTLAAFHVPRGGTVEQVAGDSANPLGTA
- a CDS encoding acyl-CoA carboxylase subunit beta; the protein is MSTTEQKLQELRRRIDEAEHAGSARAVEKQHAKGKLTARERLDLLLDEGSFVETDRLAVHRATGFGLEEKKIPGDGVVTGYGTIDGRQVCVFAQDFTVFGGSLGEVFAEKIVKVMDLSLKMGVPMIGLNDSGGARIQEGVVALGGYGEIFYRNVQASGVVPQISAIMGPCAGGAVYSPAMTDFIFMVKETSHMFITGPEVIKTVTGEDVSMEELGGAMSHNTRSGVAHFAADDEPACIEDIKYLLSFLPQNNLEDPPWEAPSDSPDRVDESLDTFLPDSPNVPYDMRDIITRVVDDEEFFEVQPHWATNLVTGFARLNGYPVGIVANQPMSLAGTLNISASEKGARFVRTCDAFNLPIITFEDVPGFLPGTEQEWGGIIRHGAKLLYAYCEATVPKLTVITRKAYGGAYDVMGSKHAGADMNFAWPSAEVAVMGAQGAVNILYRSELAEAEDPEAKRQEIIDGYNERFATPYIAAERGYVDEVIEPSQTRPMLIKALELTKSKRESRPPRKHGNIPL
- a CDS encoding PH domain-containing protein; this translates as MTEFDAAPLDSTARVVSAVLVVMLVVIGVVLWTVAGPAVGPLVAMLYVVILAFSWAMAPRSYEVQGGDLVVNRNAWRPFRSPLRGLAEMSEPGRMGLRIAGSGGGFGYYGRFRRGDIGTYRAYLTSRDHATVVPVTTDVGIVTVSPADPQSFVARVTGR
- a CDS encoding alpha/beta fold hydrolase, which codes for MGTSDVLSWRQVDVDGVPTRYAVGGEGPPVLFLHGWALGTRAYRRPLRRLIRRGCRIYAPALPGLGGTADLAPHARTVAGYGWWAARFLASVGVSEPVIVIGHSFGGAVAIGMAHSQPDLVQYLVLLNAVGGGRWSGLVGDSRPLADRPLWDWAMHFAREAAVATTDVKAIRSVVPEVVGNLVRNPMGVWRSAHMARRANLTAELAWLRSRRIPVLALTSDADSVIPQAAFEALCAAIGTDGHVVAGRHSWLLTDPDSMGEVLANVVDVQVAEHRSRTNASRLEALDDLLSQTPMSAEDRRRLLDEASPLWLMSEDERTLAGDLALCTPPLEDGEVRAVVVPIEDSRLLRLTVVAHDRPGLLADTTAILAGEGLSILGASAITWARLGMALHSLTVEPDEHFSVQRWNAIGARLQQADGTPVPVPTPRSSAPVVRIHGQTEDRTLVTVEADDHLGTLAAICRWLADEGATIESLGTRSVGGRVVDSFVTRGKVPTGMPRLTGRVRSQRARTTAA
- a CDS encoding acyl-CoA carboxylase subunit epsilon, which translates into the protein MSSDDTPSVSIHVTAGNPTDEELAAVTVAVLGLGAGSAPEPVHRAPAWARAARFEAIGQAPFIASNDPRLTHRTSGALPPAAT
- a CDS encoding DNA alkylation repair protein; the encoded protein is MADTLKSRFGPDVVHGLATDLSRVDPTFDVDGFTAMALDGFEALELTDRSRHIAGALAVHLPGDPTSAMHMIVAALGDPLGESLEGMDAFRYMPYGHWVATHGLADVDAALDLQHALTQRFTAEFSIRTFVQQAPEATMARLRRWATDDNHHVRRLVSEGTRPRLPWAPVLREFVADPSPVLALLELLRDDPSEYVRRSVANNLNDIAKDHPDLVVDIAARWWADGDDTRRRLVRHALRTLVKRGHPGALAVLGYAADAAVVVDRVTVDPPVGVIGDRVRITVDVRTPASTPTPALVDLVVGFVKADGSVRPKVFKGAELLLEPDMAQQVVKTVSLRQHTTRTHHPGPHTVAVQVNGRIVGEAVPFEVVR
- a CDS encoding ATP-binding cassette domain-containing protein encodes the protein MDAMIHAEALTKAYGDVTALAGIDLSVPEGTVQGVLGPNGAGKTTAVRILSTLLKPDAGRATIAGVDLLSDPSGVRELIGLSGQSAAVDEYLTGVENLQMVGELYGMSRSKAKARATELLAQFSLTDAGDRIIKTYSGGMRRRLDLAAALVARPPVLFMDEPTTGLDPRARNELWDVIRELVDGGATLLLTTQYLEEADKLADDIVVMDHGRIIAQGDADQLKAQVGGKRAEVTVERPEDVDRARTVLATHAVGDVRVTPQSRLLTAQVADGASSLRRLLDGLDDAGVAVLDFGLRRPTLDDVFLTLTGHRAETTTDATDAAATTQEATR
- a CDS encoding ABC transporter permease, yielding MSTMARTFRDSRIVARRNLIKIKRVPDLLVFTLLSPIMFVLLFAYVFGGSISPPGVDYREFLMAGIFAQTVIFGATITGAGLAEDLQKGIIDRFRSLPMSRSAVLAGRTASDVVNNVLVIIVMSVTGLIIGWRIRSTPLEAIGGFLLLLAFAYAISWMMAWVGLLVPSPEVVNNASFMVIFPITFIANTFVPSDNLPTPLRHFAEWNPVSSVTQAARELFGNTAANIPAPDVWSLQHPVLYTMIWIGIILAIFVPLSARQYQRTTERG